In the Oceanibaculum nanhaiense genome, GCGGGTGCCGGTATAGCGGCCGGCGATGCTGTCGTAATGCACCCGGCACTTGATGGCGGGGCCGGCATAGACGCCATGCCGCCCGGCGGGCAGGTTTTCTTCGGCAAGCCGTTCGAAGCGCAGATTGTAGCGCCGCCGCCCGTCGAACACCGGCACTGTCCAGTCGCAGGCTCCGGCCTGTGCATAGGCCGGCTGGTTGACGAACAGGATGGCGCTCAGGGGATCGACCGTGCCGCGCCACAGCGGTTCGGGCACTGGCTCGCGGTCCGACGGGTCCTCGACCGGCTCGACCGTCACATCGACCGGGCCCTGTGCGCCATAGCGCATTTCGATGCGCCGGGTATCGCCGCGCCAGATGCCCCTGTTCAGATGGGTGGTTGGCTGCAACTCCCCGTCGGCGATGCGTCCCTCGGACAGGGTATGCTGGGAGAAGCCCGAAACCCAGCCGACGAAGCCGCGGCTGTCGAGCTGGGTCTCAAGATTATAACCATCCGGTTTCAGGCTGGTCCGGCTGTCGATGGTCAGTACGTGGAAACCGCCGGCAAAAACATCGACGCCGATAGAAATCTCGCGGGGCTGTTCCAGCGGCGCGGCGAGGGCGGGCGCGGCCAGCAGGAAGGCGGCGAAGCCAGGGATAAGCGGGCGCATGGGGCAAATCTCCGTTCCCGCTAGATATCGGGCGGTCCGGCGCGACTTCAAGCGGCAGGTTTTGCCTGCCCGTGCTTCTGCTATTCCGCCGGCTGTCGCCGCTTGATGCAGGTCAGCCGGTTTTCCCCCTCCCGCCGTTCGTAGACGACCTCGTCCATCATGGCTTCCACCAGATGCAGGCCGAGACCGCCAATCGGCCGATCCTCGACATCGCCCTCCAGCGTTGGCGCGGGCGCTTGCGCGAGCGGATCGAAGGCGATGCCATCGTCACGCACGATCAGCATGACGCGGTCGCTGTCGATGGAGACCTCCACCGTCACTTTCCCGCTGCCGCCATCCGGATAGCCGTAGGAGATCGCGTTGGTCACCAGCTCGTCGATGGCGAGTTCCAGCGCATAGGCGATTTCGGGGGCGAGGCCGTTCTCTTCGATAAGTCCGGTGACCGCGGCGACGATCTCCGGGATGGCCTCCCGGTCGTTCGCGACGGAGATTTCCAACCGGGCCGCCACGGCGCGTTACGGTCCCGTCGCCGGAGGAGGCTGCAACGGTGCGAGCCGGCCCCGGTCCAGCTGCGCCAGCAGATCGGCGCACAGGGTGGCGAAACGCATGTCATGGCTCGATGCCAGGATGGTCATGCCCGCCGCCGCCATCTGACGGATCAGCTCCGCCACCTTGTCCACCATGCGCGGATCGAGGGCGGCCGTCACCTCGTCCAGCAGCAGGATTTTCGGATTCATGGTCAGGGCACGCACCAGCGCCACCCGTTGTTGCTGGCCGGCCGACAATTCGCCGGGATAGCGGTCGCGCAACTCCGCCACTTCCAGCCGGGCGAGCAGGTCGATGGCCTGCTCCTCGGCCTCCGCGCGCGGCCGGCGGAGCACCTGGCGCGGCCCCATAGTCAGGTTTTCCAGCACGCTCTTGTGCGGAAACAGGCTGTAGCGCTGGAACACCATGCCGACATACCGGCGCAGCGCCTGCAGGTCGGTGCCGGGCTGCGTCACCGTGAACGGGCCGACCTGGATATGCCCCTGATCGGCGGGGGTGAGCGCATTGACCAGACGCAGCAGCGTGGTCTTGCCGGTGCCCGACGGGCCGGCGATGCACACCACCTGGCCCGGTAACACGGTGAAGGAGACCGCATCCAGCACGGGCGTCTCGTCGAACCGCTTGCTGACAGACTCGAAGCGGAGTGCAGCTGCCGTCACAGGTTCCGTTGCCAAGACTGCTTCCCTCATCACCCTGTTCCTGCCGTCGCCAGAATGCCATAGCCGAGGCCCGCCGGGGTTACCGGCCGTATCAGCCTGTCGAGCGCGGCCAGCGTGCCGGAGCGGGTAACGCCGGATTCCGGCCAGACGCTCTCCGCCTGCAGCCTGATGCCCTTGAAGCCGGCATCGCGCAATTCGCCGGTCAGCATCTCCGGGCTGTACAGATGATAGAACAGCTCGATCTGCTCGCCCCCATGCTGGCGGCTGTAGAGAATATCGCCTTCCTCGCGGGCGGGCGGGCGCGGCGTGCCGGCTGCCAGGGCCGCCCGATGCTCCTGCTGTTCCGCCCGGAACCGCCGCGCGGCGTTGGGCACGCTGACCACCAGATGTCCGGCGCCGTCCCGCGTCAACAACTGGTGAATGCGGCGCAGCGTCGCCACCCGGTTGGCCCGGCCCGGAATATGCCCCAGCACACCGAACATGATGAGCGCCAGATCGACCGGCGCGCCGCCGGTATAATCCTCGCGCGGCCCGAGGATCGCCTGCACCCGGTCGCGCCCTGGCTCGCCGGCGATGCGGCGTTCCAGGCTGGTGAGTGCCACCGGGCAGATGTCGTAGGCAAATATCCGCGCCGCGGTGGTGTGTAGCAGAGGCAGGACATAGCGCCCGTCGCCGCAGCCGAAATCCAGGATGGCGCGGGCATCCCTGCCAACCTTCAGGATGGTCGCCAGGCTCTGCGCATTGTGGCGGGGATAGCGCTGGTCGTAGAAGCCGCTGGCGAAATAGCGCTCATAGGCCCGCGCGATGGTCGCCACCTCACTGTCGGTCGGGTTTTGTATGGCCGCAAGGTCACTCATACGGTCAGTCTTTTCTCGTCTGCGGGGTCAATCATGTCAGCCCGTTTCCCCCATGCCCGGCATAACGCAGCGCCAGGCATGTCAGGTCGTCGGATTGCGGCGCGGTGTCGCTGAAGCTGTCCACACTGTCCACCACGCGCTGTGCGAGCGCCTCGATGGCAAGGGAATGGCTGCCCTGCAGGGCAGCTTCCAGCCGGGTCTCGCCATATTCCTGGTTGGCAGGGTCGAAGGCCTCGGTCACGCCATCGGTGAACAGGAACAGCGAATCGCCGGGGCGCAGGGTCACGCTCTTTTCCGCGTAGGGCAGCTCGTCCAGGATACCCAGCGCCATGCCGCCGGTGGTTTCCAGCGCCGTCACCATGCCGTCGGCGCCGATCAGATAGGGCGGGTTGTGCCCGCCATTGGCAAAGCGGAATTCGCCGGTGCGGGCATCCAGAATGCCGTAGAACACGGTGACGAACAGTTCCAGCGGGTTTTCCTGGCACACCAGATCGTTGGCGCGGGCGAGGCAGTCGCCCGGTCCGTCCGCTTCCCGCGCGACGCTCTGGATGACGGTGCGCGACACCGCCATGAAGAAGGCCGCCGGCACGCCCTTGCCGGACACGTCGGCCATGACCACGGCGATCCGGTCCTCGTCCAGCATGAAATAATCGTAGAAATCGCCGCCGACATGGCGTGCCGCCTGCATCATCGCATAGCCGGTGAAGCGCGGATCCTGCGGGAAGGCCGCCGGCAGGATGGCGGTCTGCATCGCCTGGGCGAGGGTGAGTTCCTGATTGATCTGCGCGTTCGCGGCCTCCAGCTGCTCGTTCTTCTGTTCCAGCTGAAGGGTGCGTTCCTTCACCAGCGCGTCCAGCTCATCCTGGCGGGCGAAGACCTGCTTGGCCATCGCCTCGAACACGCGGGCGAGGTTGCCGAACTCGTCACGCCGGGCCGCCACGGCCTGCAGCTGGCCGCGGACATAGCGCTGCTGCTCCACCGCCTGGGCCGCCTCGCCGATACTGTAGAGCGGGCGGGTCAGCCGGTGCGAGAACCAGGTTGCCGTCAGCAGGCTGGCGGCCAGCACCAGCCCGGCGACGATAGCGGTATAGATCAGGCTGGACTGCATCAGCTTCTGCAACCCGTCAGTCGGCAGGCGCAGCAGAGTGGCGCCGATCGGGCCGCCATCGGGCCCGGGAATCGGGGTCACGACAACCATGTCGCGCCCGGCCAGCCAGCTTGCCGTGCTGCCGGTGCGGATGCTGTCGTCCAGCGCCTCCTGCTCCCGGCTGTCCGGCGGCTGGTTCACCTCCTCGCCGAAGACCGTGCCCTGGGCGAGCGGCTGGAACTGGTAGTCGAACACCCAGATCGCGTTCACGCGGCCGCTGTCCAGCAGGCTGCGCACCACCTGCACGAGGCCGATCCGGTCCACGATCCCGCCAATGAAGTCAAAATCATAGCCGACAAGCGCCGCCCCCGGCGTGCTGACGCCGCGCACGCCGGCATATTTGAAGCGCCTTCCATCGAGATCGCGGTCGATTCCGGGACCGACGACGGAGAATTTCTCGCCGGAGAGCAGATGCCAGAAGCGTGACAGGACCGGGCTGCGCTCCGGATCGGGGAAGATCTGCAGGCTGACATCCGGCAGGCTGCCATAGGTCGTAGTACCGCTGCCGTCGAAGCCCCAGATTTCCGAGATTTCGCTCCGCGCCGTGATCTCCATCAGCCGGGCATTGACCTCCTCGACAGAGATACCGGCCTGCTCCGCGATGTCGAACAGATGCGCGGTCAGCAGCGCCTCGGAGACCATCTGCCGGCCGATCACCTGCTCGATTTCCGCCGGCACCGTGTTGGCGACGGAGGCCGCCTGCGCCAGCACGCGGGCGATGCGCGTGCCGTCGGATTCCGCCTGCAGCAGGATCGCGTTGCGCGCCTGCCAGCCGAGCGAGACCGCCAGTCCAAGGATGGCGGCGCTCAGCAACCCGACGATCAGCAGGAGAAGACGGAACTTCAACGACATGCGAATGGGATATGCGGTGCGAGAAAAGGGCGGGCCGGGGGAATCCCGGCTACTTGCTGCCGGCCAAGGCGGCGCCGCTGTCCGGATATATCGTGAAGATCGCCAGAAAACCGCTGATTTCGAAGACTTTGGCGATATTGTCGTTGAGCGCGCACAGGCAGAGCCGGCCCTTGCCGGCCTTCACCCGCTTTGCCGCCATCAGCATGACGCGCAGGCCGGCACTGGAGATGAATTCCAGGGCCTCAAAATCGATCACTACGTCGTTCCGGCCGTTTTCGATTTTTCCGATGATGTGCCGTTCGAACTCCGGCGCTGTCGTGCTGTCCAGCCTGCCGGATATTGCCACGACCAGCGTGTTGCCGTGATCGCTTTCCTTGATTTCCATAACCCTCTACCGATTGATTGCAGTTGGGTGCTTCCGCTTGGGCGCCCGCCTGTTCAGGCGCTTTCCCGGAGATTTGAACTCAAAGCTAGCATATCCGGCTTAACCGTAGGAACCGCCATTGCTGCCGTCGGGGACCGGGATCATCGTGAAAAATCCGATAGCATCGTTGTGGCTTTCACCTTCCAGACCATGCCCATCAACCGTTCTGCGGGCGGCTCTAGAGGCGACAAGGACGTGCCCTTCATGGACTAGGGACGTTTCTATGCGCGGCGGCCGGTTTACGACGGGATGATCTGGACGAGCGGCTTTTCGAAATCAGCGGTGATCGCTTCGAGCAGGGCCAGCTTTTCGGTGACAGGCGGTTCGGCGCCGTCACGGCAACGGCTCCGTGCTTTTGTCTGCAGGCCATAGACCCGCTGCATGCCCTGCTCATAGATACCGCTGGCCTTTGCCTGCCCACCCTGACGGGCAAGCCCGCGCAGCAACCGCAATGTCATGCCGGCATGCGTCGAGAATATCCGGAACGTGTCCGCGCTGACCTTCGGGGTATCGATTCCACGCTCCAGGGCGCGCAGATAGTAGGACAGCAGCGCGCCAAGGTCGGCCAGATTGGCGATGGCGATCTGTTCGCCGAGCGACAGGATGAAGGGGTGCGCGGCCCCCTTGTTTTTCTCTTCCTTCGTGGATTCCAGGACGCGCAGCACCGCGACGATCAGATCCTCGACATACAGCAGCACGGCCGAGACATCGAAATGCCGCACCATGTCGCTATCCGAGAGGAAGCCTTGGATGGTGCGGCTGACCGAGCGCACGATACTGCGGGCGAGGCGTGCCGAAGCGGCCTGCAACTCCGCCATCTTCTGGCCCTGGCCTAAGCCTTCCAGCAGCCAGGTAGTGGCGTCGAGCTGCAGGATCAGCGCGCCGGCCTGCGGCATTTCCGCATAGTCCGCCTTGTCCAGCCGCTGGATGAAGGCGGCGGTCTGCTGCTGCATGTCGGTGAAGAGCTGGTCGGCGAGGCGCTGGCGGAAGCGCTGTATCTCGAAACCGGATTCCGAGCGCGCCTCCCAGGCGGCGAGGGCATTCAGCAGCTCGACCAGATCGAGCAGGTTTGCCGGCCCGCCAGTGACGTCGCGCCGCGGCAATCTCTGTTCGATGGCCGGAAGGATCTTCGTCGTCAGCAGCTTGTGAAAATCCTGCGCATTGCCGTCGACGCCGACGATTCCGGACACCTTGTCCAGCGCGCGGATCGTGTTGCAGATATGGGCATGTTCCTGCAATTCGGCGATCAGGTCGGGCAGGTTGGAGTCCGCGCTATCTTGCAGAAACAGGGACAGCGTATCGGCCAGACTGTCGTGCAAGACCGTCAATCTTTGCGTCCTTGCCGAAAGCTTCGCCATATGGTCGTCACCTGCTTCATGCTCTTCACGATTACGCTCTGGATGCAGGAATCATGAAATGATCCTCTGCCGACGAGGTCACCGCGACTGCCGCTGCAGTCCAGGTGACGTTATTATCATCGTGCCAGATTATTATCGTGCCAGTCGAGGGTAGCAGTTCGAGGGTAGCAGTCCCGCCGGAATCTGACGATAGACGTATCGGCGAGGCGCCGTCATCGCCGGCCCCGGCCAGCGAATTTCCTTTATCCCTACACTCTGAGCGTCAGCTTGCCGGATTGTCATAAGACGGGCTGGACTCAGGTGCTGGAACGAAACTACCTTCGCTATCAGCCATATAATGGCGATTAGGGCAAACGGGCGGGGAGCTGAATGCAGGCAGCCTGGACCATTGCGACGATTCTGGGCGGCCTGGGGCTGTTCTTTGCCGGCAGCGAGATGCTGACCGGCAATCTGCGCAGCCTTGCAAACCGCCGCATCCAGATGGAAATTGCGCGGGTCGCTTCCTCGATTCCAGCCGGCCTGATGTGGGGCGCCATCCTGGGCGCGATTACCCAGAGCACGCAGATCGTCACCTTCATCCTGGTCGGGCTGTTGATGGCGCGGATGATCGATGCGCGCCGCGCCCTGCCGATGATCGTGGGCGCCAATGTCGGCTCCTCCCTCATCATCTTTGTGGTCACGCTGGATATCGAGATCGTGGTGCTGCTGGCGCTGGGCGGCAGCGGTATCCTGATGACCATGCATCGTTTCCAGAACTGGCAGGTGGCGCTGCGCGCGATCTTCGGCCTGTGCCTGCTCTATTACGGCCTTGTGCTCCTGAAAATGGGAGCGGCGCCAATCGCCGAGGAACCCTTCTTCAAGGAACTTATGGCAGGGGCTGGCGGATCTCCGATGGCGGCGCTTGCCATCGGTGCGGTTCTGACGGTGATCAGCCAGTCCTCCGTCAGTGTCTCGCTGCTGGCCATCGCCTTCGCCGCGAGCGGTCTGTTGAGCTTCGAGCAGACCGTGATGGTGGCTTATGGCACCAATCTGGGCAGTTCCATCGCCACCTGGCTGCTGTCCGGTCAGATCAGGGGGACCGCGCGCCAGGTCGCCATGTATCAGTTTGCCTTCAACATCGTCGGCTGCATCGTGCTGATTCCGTTATTCTATACGGAAGTTGCCTTCGGCTTTCCGCCGTTCATGGCGGCTGTGCAGTCATTGTCCGACGATGTCGGCCAGCAGATCGCCTTCGCCTATCTGTTCTTCAACATGATTGCCGGACTTGTATTGCTGCCGCTGATCGGCCCGTCGGAAAGGCTTCTGGCCCGCCTCTATCCGCCGACCGAGCAGGAGGATGAATCGCGCCTCGCCTTTCTCAGCGAACATGCCGCCGCCAATCCCGAGAT is a window encoding:
- a CDS encoding STAS domain-containing protein, encoding MEIKESDHGNTLVVAISGRLDSTTAPEFERHIIGKIENGRNDVVIDFEALEFISSAGLRVMLMAAKRVKAGKGRLCLCALNDNIAKVFEISGFLAIFTIYPDSGAALAGSK
- a CDS encoding amino acid ABC transporter ATP-binding protein — encoded protein: MATEPVTAAALRFESVSKRFDETPVLDAVSFTVLPGQVVCIAGPSGTGKTTLLRLVNALTPADQGHIQVGPFTVTQPGTDLQALRRYVGMVFQRYSLFPHKSVLENLTMGPRQVLRRPRAEAEEQAIDLLARLEVAELRDRYPGELSAGQQQRVALVRALTMNPKILLLDEVTAALDPRMVDKVAELIRQMAAAGMTILASSHDMRFATLCADLLAQLDRGRLAPLQPPPATGP
- a CDS encoding DUF3108 domain-containing protein, whose product is MRPLIPGFAAFLLAAPALAAPLEQPREISIGVDVFAGGFHVLTIDSRTSLKPDGYNLETQLDSRGFVGWVSGFSQHTLSEGRIADGELQPTTHLNRGIWRGDTRRIEMRYGAQGPVDVTVEPVEDPSDREPVPEPLWRGTVDPLSAILFVNQPAYAQAGACDWTVPVFDGRRRYNLRFERLAEENLPAGRHGVYAGPAIKCRVHYDSIAGRYTGTRWRTSSEPMPPSHVWFAKPEGTDLWVPVRFEAEHSLGWVLAYLTRLDVTP
- a CDS encoding Na/Pi cotransporter family protein, with protein sequence MQAAWTIATILGGLGLFFAGSEMLTGNLRSLANRRIQMEIARVASSIPAGLMWGAILGAITQSTQIVTFILVGLLMARMIDARRALPMIVGANVGSSLIIFVVTLDIEIVVLLALGGSGILMTMHRFQNWQVALRAIFGLCLLYYGLVLLKMGAAPIAEEPFFKELMAGAGGSPMAALAIGAVLTVISQSSVSVSLLAIAFAASGLLSFEQTVMVAYGTNLGSSIATWLLSGQIRGTARQVAMYQFAFNIVGCIVLIPLFYTEVAFGFPPFMAAVQSLSDDVGQQIAFAYLFFNMIAGLVLLPLIGPSERLLARLYPPTEQEDESRLAFLSEHAAANPEIGVIMAEKEQLRLLGRLPRYVELARAGGSAAQGLALKTLREGFRSVHKQAALYIDDMSDYRLTAENQERVYRILDRHSRLDSLEAAFAEFALAAPLMQASDALENTRVALIEGLDAVLLSFIEAMASGDPEDMALVESITGDRGALMEGVRRQFLSDETLTLGREEKLGLLQLTGLFERLIWMLREMAQKAPLDTLREES
- a CDS encoding ATP-binding protein translates to MAARLEISVANDREAIPEIVAAVTGLIEENGLAPEIAYALELAIDELVTNAISYGYPDGGSGKVTVEVSIDSDRVMLIVRDDGIAFDPLAQAPAPTLEGDVEDRPIGGLGLHLVEAMMDEVVYERREGENRLTCIKRRQPAE
- a CDS encoding class I SAM-dependent methyltransferase; translated protein: MSDLAAIQNPTDSEVATIARAYERYFASGFYDQRYPRHNAQSLATILKVGRDARAILDFGCGDGRYVLPLLHTTAARIFAYDICPVALTSLERRIAGEPGRDRVQAILGPREDYTGGAPVDLALIMFGVLGHIPGRANRVATLRRIHQLLTRDGAGHLVVSVPNAARRFRAEQQEHRAALAAGTPRPPAREEGDILYSRQHGGEQIELFYHLYSPEMLTGELRDAGFKGIRLQAESVWPESGVTRSGTLAALDRLIRPVTPAGLGYGILATAGTG
- a CDS encoding PP2C family protein-serine/threonine phosphatase translates to MSLKFRLLLLIVGLLSAAILGLAVSLGWQARNAILLQAESDGTRIARVLAQAASVANTVPAEIEQVIGRQMVSEALLTAHLFDIAEQAGISVEEVNARLMEITARSEISEIWGFDGSGTTTYGSLPDVSLQIFPDPERSPVLSRFWHLLSGEKFSVVGPGIDRDLDGRRFKYAGVRGVSTPGAALVGYDFDFIGGIVDRIGLVQVVRSLLDSGRVNAIWVFDYQFQPLAQGTVFGEEVNQPPDSREQEALDDSIRTGSTASWLAGRDMVVVTPIPGPDGGPIGATLLRLPTDGLQKLMQSSLIYTAIVAGLVLAASLLTATWFSHRLTRPLYSIGEAAQAVEQQRYVRGQLQAVAARRDEFGNLARVFEAMAKQVFARQDELDALVKERTLQLEQKNEQLEAANAQINQELTLAQAMQTAILPAAFPQDPRFTGYAMMQAARHVGGDFYDYFMLDEDRIAVVMADVSGKGVPAAFFMAVSRTVIQSVAREADGPGDCLARANDLVCQENPLELFVTVFYGILDARTGEFRFANGGHNPPYLIGADGMVTALETTGGMALGILDELPYAEKSVTLRPGDSLFLFTDGVTEAFDPANQEYGETRLEAALQGSHSLAIEALAQRVVDSVDSFSDTAPQSDDLTCLALRYAGHGGNGLT